Sequence from the Corallococcus soli genome:
TTCGTGGGGGGCTTCCTCACGTCCGTGTGGCGCGGCACGAACTGGCGCGACCCGGAGCCCGCCGGCTTCCTGGGCGCCATCCTGGGCGCCATCGTCCTGCTGCTGGTGTCCCAGGCCGCCTTCGGCCGCAAGCCGTAGGGGTGGCCCCCTGGCTCCCGGCGGGGGTTTCACCCCTGGGAATCCCGGCCCGGCCCCCCGGTTGTAGGCCCGGCGGCCGGTTGTCCTACCTGCCGGGGGCACCCATCCGGGGAAAGCACGGTTCCCAAGAGGATGGCGGGCATTTTCTGTAGTAGACCGCGCCCCGGGCATGCAGCGGGTGGTCGGCTGCCGCTGAGCCAAAGGAAAGGCGACGACATCATGAAGAAGACGATGCTGATTGCGACCCTGCTGAGCCTGACGGCCTGCCAGGGTCAGGGCGGCGCGGGCGAGAAGCCCGGCGCGACGGGTTCCACCACGGCGGCCACCGCCGGCGCTCCCCAGACCGAGGAGCAGAAGACGTTCTACGCGCTGGGCCTGTCCATCGGCCGCAGCATCAGCGTGTTCGACATGTCCCCGCAGGAGCTGGAGTTCGTGAAGGCCGGCCTCGGCGCGCAGGTGTCCGGCGCGAAGACGGACGTGGACCTGGAGACCTACGGTCCCAAGCTCCAGGAGCTCGCCCGCGAGCGGTCGACCCGCAAGGCCACGCAGGAGAAGGAGAAGTCGGTCAAGTTCCTGGAGGAGAAGGCCAAGGAGCCCGGCGCGCAGAAGACCGAGTCCGGTCTCGTCTACAAGGAAACCCAGCCGGGCACCGGCGCGCAGCCCGTCGCCTCCGACATCGTGAAGGTGCACTACAAGGGCACCCTCTCCGACGGCAAGGAGTTCGACAGCTCCTTCAAGCGCGGTGAGCCCACCCAGTTCCCGCTCCAGGGCGTCATCAAGTGCTGGACCGAGGGCCTCCAGAAGATGAAGGTCGGCGGCAAGGCGCAGCTCACCTGCCCCTCCGACATCGCCTACGGCGACCGCGGCGCGCCCCCGAACATCCCCGGCGGTGCCGCCCTGGTGTTCGACGTGGAGCTCATCGAGATCGTGAAGCCCCCCGAAGGCGCTCCCGCTGGCATGCCCGGCATGCCCGGCGGCATGGGTGGCCCGCCCCCCGCTGGCAAGCCCGCGCCGAAGCCGACGACGCCTCCTCCCGCGCCGACGAAGTAATCACCGCATCACCCATCGCCTCCGTTTGACGGAGCGGTGAGACGAGGGCCGGACGTGGGGGACACTCCCTCGCGCCGGCCCTCTT
This genomic interval carries:
- a CDS encoding GlsB/YeaQ/YmgE family stress response membrane protein, with protein sequence MGLLGWIIFGFFAGLIARAVLPGNQRLGCIGTTLLGVAGAFVGGFLTSVWRGTNWRDPEPAGFLGAILGAIVLLLVSQAAFGRKP
- a CDS encoding FKBP-type peptidyl-prolyl cis-trans isomerase, which produces MKKTMLIATLLSLTACQGQGGAGEKPGATGSTTAATAGAPQTEEQKTFYALGLSIGRSISVFDMSPQELEFVKAGLGAQVSGAKTDVDLETYGPKLQELARERSTRKATQEKEKSVKFLEEKAKEPGAQKTESGLVYKETQPGTGAQPVASDIVKVHYKGTLSDGKEFDSSFKRGEPTQFPLQGVIKCWTEGLQKMKVGGKAQLTCPSDIAYGDRGAPPNIPGGAALVFDVELIEIVKPPEGAPAGMPGMPGGMGGPPPAGKPAPKPTTPPPAPTK